The DNA segment GAATTCGGCAATCCGCAGACATTCATAGAATTCTTCGCGTATTCGTTTATAGAGAGAATTGAATGTCTCCTGCTCCCGAATGAGCTTTTTGAAAAATGCGCAACTGAGCAGGTCTTCGTTCATCTCGGAACGGGACAATGCCTTAAGATTAATTGTCCCACAGTGAAGGAGGTGACTTGTGATCGCCGTGTCCCCCGTGACTTTCTTGAGGGCAAGGAATTCGTTGAAGTCATAGTCTACCATCAGGATTCGTTTGATGAATTTTACCGAAAGCGATGGGTTGTACGGATGTAGCTGTTTTACGATCTGTTTCTGTTTGAGCCGAATCAATTCACGACATTCTATATACGACATGCTGCCCGTGCTCATCTGCTCGGCGATGAGCCAAAGCAGGATGGGATTGGAATGGGCGAGATCAATGGCGTAGGACGTGAAGCGCATCAAGCGAAGGATGTTTAGTTGGTGCCATCTGAAAGGTTTTGCCAGTTCTCGTATTTCTTTGGGGATTCTGTCGAGGAACCGTTGGCGAACCGGACACGGCTTTCGGAATCTCGGTTGAGTGAAGAGTAGGCGCAGTCCAGGAAGCCGGTCTACCGGCGTCCATTTTTGGTCAATCCAACAGTAGCAACCAAAATCTGCATTCCACGGCGTCAGGCAGAACGCTGCGCCATCTGCTTTGAAGTAGAGGCAATCTTGGTCCTTTCGGTGATGTATAAGATCTCGGTCTCGTATTTTCATGAATTATTCCTCCCTGCGTGGAGAAATTATGTCAGAGGAATGTTCCAGAAAGCGGAATGTAGGGTCGCTCTTTTGAATTAGGGTGATGCTCTTTCAAAGTGATCCACGGGCCATCCCCTAAATCCCCATCGAAGGCGTAGTCCTGCCAGCAGGTGCTTTGATGGCCGCCAAGGCCGTGTCCGTTATGTGTCCGCTTTTTCCACGACGCCCTGTAAAAAGCGACGACATTCCGCGCTTTCTGCACGTTCTGTTCAAAAGTGGCTTGAAGTCGCTTGGCGGCGATAAGTCCTTTGTTTTTAAATTGTTAAGTGGTTAGTCTGGTTCAGTGCCAACAAAAATGGCATTCAAGAGGTCGTGGGTTCGATTCCCTCCAGCTCCACCAATGATTATAAAGGCTTAGAAGGTTTTCCTTCTAAGCTTTTTTTTCGTGGGATATACAAATGATAGCAAGGTGATTGTGTGTACTTTTCAGCATGGTTAGGCCGTTGGATGTGGCGGTATGGAAAGTGCCTTTTCGCAAAAATGCTCATTTTGAAAAAGAAAAAATTGACTCTTGAATAAAAATGATCTTTTTATAGCATGTCAGCCACTCAGTACAAGGAAGATTGGATTCACCTTACGTGCAAACAAGCTTGTTTAAGGTGTGTTTCAGGTCGTAAACATCGTGACAGACTCACATCTGAGACTCCTTAGTATAGGGGGAGGGGGCTTTTGAACCCAACCCGGTCGGGCGACGGTCTCGGAATTGAACTGAAGGTAACTCTAAACCAGCGAGTGCAAGAGATGAGTAAAGAGCAGGAAAAGGTCAAAAAGATTTATATAGGCTACCACCCCCGGACGCATGACGGCAGCTCTCCGCAAAAACGCTCTCTTGCTGACTCCATTGAAATTATGGAGGCCTTCAACGAAGAGCAGATAGAGGAGAGACTGAAAGCAGAGCTTGTAGAAATAGCCTGTAGCGATCTTTGCGCTGTTGCTGTCATGGAAACAACGATCTGCAAAGTCTGGCAATATATTTAAGACTCGTCCAACAGCCCTTCCTTCATTTTTGCTGTGGTGTCTCGTTTCTTTAGAGAGAATCCATCAATTCACTGCTCAGGTCTCTGT comes from the Pseudodesulfovibrio piezophilus C1TLV30 genome and includes:
- a CDS encoding PcfJ domain-containing protein — translated: MKIRDRDLIHHRKDQDCLYFKADGAAFCLTPWNADFGCYCWIDQKWTPVDRLPGLRLLFTQPRFRKPCPVRQRFLDRIPKEIRELAKPFRWHQLNILRLMRFTSYAIDLAHSNPILLWLIAEQMSTGSMSYIECRELIRLKQKQIVKQLHPYNPSLSVKFIKRILMVDYDFNEFLALKKVTGDTAITSHLLHCGTINLKALSRSEMNEDLLSCAFFKKLIREQETFNSLYKRIREEFYECLRIAEFMEKQDPWQALKRCSDYKQLLSLHSKWANEVTDEQKLAAYIKQKESPDLAAPKAPGTDTIVPITTVHELYEEGEELNHCVFSYLNEASSGALTFYKVLWPERGTIALGRDYDGFVVQEFKLHQNREPNALSWDIVSAWLKDINSPPD